One Candidatus Nanosynbacter featherlites genomic region harbors:
- the rny gene encoding ribonuclease Y, which produces MAGIVIGALVGASLGAGALYGYQTVRRSQAKSQIDKDLANAKTKASDIVLKAKDEALKIENERRREWQKTENRLADREKALDNKLEELDRRSEKLRAHEDEIDDLKNEIRQIRTRQQEKLEKIAGLKKKDAAEKLMQMTERDIRDDLTKLVAKLQHEAMDDAEERAQTILLTAMERMSSEVTAERTVTAVKLADDEMKGRIIGKEGRNIQALQRATGVDILVDDTPGMVVLSSFDPVRRQVARLSLEMLMKDGRIHPARIEEVVAKAQKQIDKEVKQAGEDAMREAGVVGIPKEMLRLLGELKFRTSYGQNVLKHSTEMAQMAGMIAEEIGADVRISKIATLLHDSGKAVTHKIEGKHHHIAAELARKYGMDERIAHAIEAHHDDIEATTPEALVVRVVDAASAARPGARNISAENFAERMRDLENVATSFEGIDKAYAISAGREVRVIVKPEKIDDLSAIKLSRDIATKIESTMQYPGTIKVNVIRETRAVEFAK; this is translated from the coding sequence TTAGGCGCGGGCGCGCTTTATGGATATCAAACAGTACGCCGTTCACAAGCAAAGTCGCAAATTGATAAAGATTTGGCGAATGCAAAAACCAAAGCGAGTGACATCGTTCTTAAGGCAAAAGATGAGGCGCTGAAAATTGAGAATGAGCGTCGTCGAGAGTGGCAAAAAACGGAAAATCGTTTGGCAGATCGTGAAAAGGCGCTTGACAATAAGCTTGAAGAGCTAGATCGTCGGTCAGAAAAATTGCGGGCGCACGAAGATGAGATCGATGATTTGAAAAATGAGATTCGGCAAATTCGTACTCGTCAGCAGGAAAAATTGGAAAAAATTGCTGGCCTGAAAAAGAAAGATGCAGCCGAAAAATTGATGCAGATGACTGAGCGTGACATTCGTGACGACCTCACCAAATTGGTTGCAAAATTGCAGCACGAGGCCATGGACGATGCTGAAGAGCGAGCTCAGACTATTTTGCTCACCGCCATGGAGCGAATGAGTAGCGAAGTAACGGCTGAGCGTACCGTGACGGCAGTGAAGCTGGCTGATGACGAGATGAAGGGTCGCATCATTGGTAAGGAGGGTCGCAATATCCAGGCATTACAACGTGCCACGGGTGTCGACATTTTGGTGGACGACACACCAGGTATGGTGGTGTTGTCGAGCTTTGACCCAGTTCGTCGCCAGGTTGCGCGTTTGAGCTTGGAGATGCTGATGAAAGATGGACGCATTCATCCAGCGCGCATCGAGGAAGTTGTTGCCAAGGCGCAAAAACAGATTGACAAAGAAGTCAAGCAGGCTGGTGAAGATGCCATGCGTGAAGCGGGTGTTGTTGGTATTCCAAAGGAAATGCTACGCCTGTTGGGTGAATTGAAATTCCGAACCTCCTATGGTCAGAACGTGCTGAAGCATTCTACTGAGATGGCGCAGATGGCGGGGATGATTGCCGAGGAAATTGGCGCTGATGTTCGTATATCAAAGATTGCAACATTGCTGCACGACTCTGGTAAGGCAGTGACGCACAAGATTGAAGGTAAGCATCACCACATTGCGGCAGAATTGGCGCGTAAATATGGCATGGACGAGCGAATTGCTCACGCTATTGAGGCGCACCATGATGATATTGAAGCGACAACACCAGAAGCGTTGGTGGTTCGTGTGGTAGACGCTGCTTCAGCAGCACGGCCAGGCGCACGTAACATCTCAGCGGAAAACTTTGCTGAACGTATGCGCGACTTGGAAAACGTAGCCACCAGCTTTGAGGGCATCGACAAGGCCTATGCAATTTCTGCCGGGCGAGAAGTGCGGGTGATTGTCAAGCCAGAAAAGATTGATGACTTGAGCGCCATCAAGTTGTCGCGTGATATTGCCACTAAGATTGAATCAACTATGCAATATCCAGGTACTATCAAAGTTAATGTTATCCGCGAAACGCGGGCAGTGGAGTTTGCAAAATAA